The proteins below come from a single Zea mays cultivar B73 chromosome 8, Zm-B73-REFERENCE-NAM-5.0, whole genome shotgun sequence genomic window:
- the LOC103636773 gene encoding protein FAR1-RELATED SEQUENCE 5-like produces the protein MEFISSMQESRIPQHCIMDYVSEMHGGPESVPVTAQDMYNLKKAKQRERNANDVAKLLSFFASCKKDNPQFFSDFQLDKEGKILSIFWSHASQQGDYMDFGDAVTFDTTHKTNLYEKPLGMFVGSNHHLYCTIFAFALLGDETVDTFEWVFNAFKTCMGTEGPRVTLTDQDPAMPVALERIDRIPKEYILQRYTYSARQDVPFSRDDRNLKGKDGETKSYRQKMLLKKAMKVVHHASLSKAGNDRGLTVMDELLEVLSRLETDIDVEETCGTSGGDGIQDDDEDNRDNEKDGEFDERNNKEIQDVSNILEQGVANDQIHIPIRPLEEVNLHDHAIMNVSGVNEQNDHARKSMG, from the exons ATGGAGTTCATAAGTTCAATGCAAGAGAGTCGAATCCCGCAACATTGTATTATGGATTATGTATCAGAAATGCACGGTGGTCCTGAGAGTGTGCCTGTAACAGCACAGGACATGTATAACCT GAAAAAGGCAAAGCAACGAGaaagaaatgcaaatgatgtgGCAAAGCTACTATCCTTTTTTGCATCCTGCAAAAAggataatccacaatttttctcTGACTTCCAATTGGATAAAGAAGGCAAGATTTTGAGCATATTTTGGTCACATGCAAGCCAGCAAGGGGATTACATGGATTTTGGTGATGCGGTTACATTTGACACAACACATAAGACTAATCTGTATGAAAAACCACTAGGTATGTTTGTTGGTTCAAATCACCACCTCTATTGCACTATATTTGCTTTCGCATTGTTGGGGGATGAAACTGTTGATACATTTGAATGGGTATTCAACGccttcaaaacatgcatgggaacCGAAGGGCCACGAGTGACGCTGACAG atcaagatcctgcaatgccagTAGCCCTCGAGAGG ATTGACCGGATACCGAAGGAATATATTTTACAAAGATACACCTACTCTGCAAGGCAAGATGTTCCGTTTTCAAGAGATGATAGGAATTTGAAGGGGAAGGATGGAGAAACAAAGTCATatagacagaagatgttgctAAAAAAGGCAATGAAAGTAGTGCATCATGCTAGTTTATCCAAAGCAGGAAATGATAGAGGCCTAACAGTAATGGATGAGCTTCTCGAAGTACTTTCGCGTTTGGAGACAGATATAGACGTTGAGGAAACTTGTGGAACTAGTGGAGGAGATGGTATACAG GACGATGATGAAGACAATAGAGACAACGAAAAGGATGGTGAATTTGACGAAAGGAATAACAAG GAAATTCAAGACGTATCTAATATACTTGAACaaggtgtggccaatgatcaaatACATATACCAATACGTCCATTAGAAGAG GTTAATTTGCATGATCACGCAATTATGAATGTTAGTGGTGTCAATGAACAAAATGATCATGCCAGAAAG TCGATGGGATAA